A region from the Arthrobacter roseus genome encodes:
- a CDS encoding rhomboid family intramembrane serine protease: MTSEPASHADEAPVCPRHPDKVSYARCQRCGRPACGECQVSASVGFQCVDCVREAKRSRPQQQSVYGGAVTTGKPVVTITIMVLCGIFFALQFLVPGFTRALVFAPLYVMDVPGYMSYPFEPWRMLTSAFLHSPGFLLHIAFNLYALWLFGQVLEPLLGRVRFLALYLVSAIGGSVAVLLLSAPNQSVLGASGAVFGLFGAFFIVQRQRGGEVRSIVVLIAINAVIGFIYPNISWQGHLGGLIAGAACAVVLAYAPRGKNRAFIQFGGMGLVFVLLVLVTWLAAALA, encoded by the coding sequence ATGACCAGTGAACCCGCCTCCCATGCCGACGAGGCCCCTGTCTGCCCACGTCATCCCGACAAGGTCAGCTACGCACGCTGCCAACGATGCGGCCGGCCTGCCTGCGGCGAGTGCCAAGTCAGCGCATCGGTAGGGTTCCAATGCGTTGACTGTGTCCGAGAAGCAAAGCGCTCGAGGCCACAACAGCAAAGCGTCTATGGCGGTGCGGTGACTACGGGCAAGCCCGTAGTCACCATCACCATTATGGTGTTGTGCGGAATTTTCTTTGCGCTGCAGTTTCTGGTGCCGGGATTCACGCGGGCACTGGTGTTTGCGCCGCTCTATGTCATGGACGTTCCGGGCTACATGTCATACCCATTCGAGCCCTGGAGAATGCTGACCAGCGCATTCCTTCACTCGCCAGGTTTTCTCCTCCACATCGCTTTCAACCTGTACGCTTTATGGCTCTTTGGACAGGTTCTGGAACCACTCTTGGGAAGAGTGCGCTTCCTGGCGCTCTATCTGGTCTCTGCGATCGGCGGCTCTGTAGCCGTCCTGCTGCTTTCCGCTCCGAACCAGTCGGTCCTTGGAGCCTCCGGAGCGGTCTTCGGTCTCTTTGGTGCCTTCTTTATTGTGCAGAGGCAACGAGGAGGTGAGGTCCGTTCCATTGTGGTGCTGATCGCCATCAACGCCGTGATTGGATTTATTTATCCCAACATTTCGTGGCAGGGCCACCTCGGAGGCCTCATTGCCGGCGCCGCCTGTGCAGTGGTGCTCGCCTATGCGCCGCGGGGAAAGAACCGTGCGTTCATCCAGTTCGGCGGTATGGGGTTGGTTTTCGTTTTGCTCGTGCTCGTCACGTGGCTTGCAGCAGCCCTGGCGTAA
- a CDS encoding DLW-39 family protein, with translation MKKLLILAAAAAGVFTYRKWKESETEKSVWKESTDTVE, from the coding sequence GTGAAGAAGTTGTTGATTTTGGCAGCTGCGGCAGCAGGGGTTTTTACCTACCGCAAATGGAAGGAATCCGAGACTGAAAAGTCTGTCTGGAAAGAATCGACGGACACAGTCGAGTAG
- a CDS encoding EamA family transporter gives MIIFLATLGVIGVAASGPIMAATAAPALAIAFWRNGLGALIMGAPAAVRNRHEFRALTRQDYMWTGAAAVALALHFACFITALKMTTVAAATALVCLQAAWIAIFNLIGGQRSSSRTVAGLTLAFLGVVVISGFDLGLSRREAVIGDILAIAGGALAGLYTMAGARARRSMSTGTYTTICYGVCAVILLAMCFIFRQPVTGFPPIVWFGILAVTLVAQIMGHTVFNHLLAVLSPLVVSMIILLEIPGAALLAAIFLDEKLPAWTAVGLGLILMGLAIVVLGQPRRRPLPPPDTVAAPMPEPET, from the coding sequence GTGATCATTTTCCTCGCGACGCTGGGCGTTATCGGAGTAGCAGCTTCTGGGCCCATTATGGCGGCAACGGCCGCACCAGCACTGGCCATAGCTTTCTGGCGCAACGGCCTCGGTGCGCTGATCATGGGGGCTCCCGCCGCGGTGCGGAATCGCCACGAATTTAGGGCGCTCACCCGTCAGGACTACATGTGGACTGGTGCGGCAGCCGTTGCGTTGGCACTGCACTTTGCATGCTTCATCACCGCGCTGAAGATGACCACCGTGGCAGCCGCGACAGCACTCGTATGCTTGCAGGCGGCCTGGATTGCGATCTTCAACCTCATCGGCGGGCAGCGAAGCTCCTCCCGGACCGTTGCGGGGCTGACGCTGGCCTTTCTTGGGGTTGTTGTTATCTCCGGCTTTGACCTGGGTCTTTCCCGTCGGGAGGCTGTCATTGGGGATATTCTGGCCATCGCCGGCGGTGCGCTAGCTGGCCTTTACACCATGGCTGGCGCCCGTGCCCGCAGAAGCATGAGCACGGGAACCTACACGACCATTTGTTACGGCGTGTGCGCGGTCATCCTCCTGGCCATGTGTTTCATCTTTCGGCAGCCGGTGACCGGTTTTCCTCCCATCGTCTGGTTCGGGATTCTCGCTGTCACGCTCGTAGCGCAAATTATGGGTCACACCGTGTTCAATCACCTGCTCGCCGTGTTGAGCCCCCTGGTGGTCTCCATGATCATCCTGCTGGAGATCCCGGGCGCAGCTCTTCTGGCAGCAATATTCTTGGATGAAAAGTTACCTGCGTGGACCGCCGTCGGCCTGGGTCTGATCCTTATGGGGCTGGCGATCGTTGTCCTGGGCCAGCCCCGACGTCGGCCGCTTCCGCCTCCGGATACCGTGGCGGCACCCATGCCGGAACCGGAGACCTAG
- a CDS encoding potassium transporter TrkG, with protein MNNDGIAALVIAVLLAALLISILLPLHRFRARRFSFPAFQRLRLAGVGVANRISPKHPAQIISAGFGMAILVGTLLLMLPVARSGDGGAPLLTALFTVTSAVCVTGLTVVDTATYWTQLGQGIIVVLIQVGGFGIMTFASMLGVLLARRLGLKSRISIAAETKQPGFGDVRRVVTGVLKITIVVELSVALLLTLRFATAYGNSIGSAASNGVFHAISAFNNAGFSLFTENLIPFANDPFICLPIAAAVIIGGLGFPVIFELRREFRAPLRWSMNTNLVVAGTLLLLVVGTVFITAVEWNNPATLGPMNPIEKVHAGFFQSVVTRTAGFNSVDIGALHPVTWLGMDVLMFIGGGSAGTAGGLKIATFGVLFFILLTEIRGGTAVNIFGKRLARSVHRQAITVVLLAVALVISSTMFLMVITDFGLDRILFEVVSAFGTVGLSTGITADLPAIGQVLLILIMFIGRLGPITLASALALRTRPLLYELPKERPIIG; from the coding sequence ATGAACAATGATGGAATCGCGGCGTTAGTCATCGCAGTTCTGTTGGCCGCGCTGCTGATCTCCATCCTGCTGCCGCTGCACCGGTTCCGCGCTCGACGTTTTTCGTTCCCCGCCTTTCAACGCCTTCGACTTGCCGGGGTCGGTGTCGCCAACCGCATCTCACCCAAACACCCCGCCCAAATTATTTCCGCCGGCTTTGGTATGGCAATACTGGTGGGCACGCTTCTCCTGATGCTTCCCGTGGCTCGCTCCGGTGACGGCGGCGCGCCCCTGCTCACCGCTCTGTTCACGGTCACCTCAGCCGTCTGCGTCACGGGGCTGACCGTCGTGGACACGGCAACTTACTGGACACAGCTGGGACAGGGCATCATCGTTGTTCTCATCCAGGTGGGAGGATTCGGGATCATGACATTCGCCTCCATGCTCGGTGTTCTTCTTGCGCGGAGGCTAGGGCTCAAATCACGGATATCCATCGCAGCAGAAACAAAGCAGCCCGGCTTTGGCGATGTACGGCGTGTGGTGACAGGGGTCCTGAAAATCACCATCGTCGTCGAACTCTCCGTAGCGCTACTGCTGACACTGCGCTTTGCAACGGCCTACGGCAACAGCATCGGCTCGGCTGCGTCGAACGGCGTGTTCCATGCGATTTCGGCCTTCAACAACGCGGGCTTCTCATTGTTTACAGAAAATCTCATTCCATTCGCCAACGACCCGTTCATCTGCCTACCCATTGCCGCAGCCGTCATCATCGGAGGACTGGGGTTTCCCGTAATTTTCGAACTGCGCCGCGAATTCCGCGCACCATTGCGCTGGAGCATGAACACCAATCTTGTTGTGGCTGGAACGCTCCTACTGCTCGTGGTGGGGACTGTTTTCATCACCGCAGTGGAATGGAATAACCCAGCAACCCTGGGGCCCATGAACCCGATCGAAAAAGTACATGCCGGATTCTTCCAATCAGTCGTGACAAGAACCGCTGGTTTCAACAGCGTTGATATCGGCGCCCTGCATCCTGTTACGTGGTTGGGAATGGATGTCCTCATGTTCATTGGTGGTGGGTCTGCCGGCACAGCGGGTGGTCTAAAAATCGCGACTTTCGGTGTGTTGTTTTTCATTCTCCTGACCGAGATTCGAGGTGGCACAGCCGTCAACATTTTTGGCAAGCGGTTGGCCCGGTCGGTGCACAGGCAAGCTATCACCGTCGTGCTCCTCGCTGTAGCCCTGGTGATCTCCTCCACCATGTTCCTCATGGTGATCACGGACTTCGGACTGGACCGCATCCTCTTCGAAGTCGTCTCAGCATTCGGAACAGTGGGGCTCTCTACCGGTATCACCGCAGACCTCCCCGCCATTGGCCAGGTGCTATTGATACTCATCATGTTCATCGGCCGACTCGGCCCCATCACTCTTGCTTCGGCGCTGGCACTTC
- a CDS encoding DUF3566 domain-containing protein — translation MSTSNSSSRTTSGSGRPSGGPRTPARPAQRPSGGGSRPNLVHPAPKAKARKARLLVSKVDPWSVLKLSFLLSVAIGIVTVVAAIVLWTVLDLTGIFDRVNSLLGDIAGSESGGFDLREYASLGQVVSFATIIAVVNVVLLTALSMLSAVLYNISATLVGGIGVTLTDD, via the coding sequence GTGAGCACGTCGAACTCGAGTTCGCGGACCACTAGTGGATCCGGGCGTCCCTCAGGGGGACCACGCACTCCGGCACGGCCGGCACAGCGACCTTCCGGCGGTGGATCTCGACCGAATTTGGTTCACCCAGCGCCGAAAGCGAAGGCCCGTAAAGCACGGCTCCTCGTCAGCAAAGTGGATCCGTGGTCTGTGCTCAAACTTTCGTTCCTTCTCTCAGTGGCGATTGGCATCGTCACCGTCGTTGCAGCGATCGTCCTCTGGACGGTTTTGGATCTCACGGGAATTTTTGACCGTGTGAATTCTTTGCTGGGGGACATCGCCGGTTCCGAAAGTGGCGGTTTCGACCTTCGTGAATATGCCTCGCTTGGTCAAGTGGTGTCGTTTGCAACCATCATCGCCGTGGTCAATGTTGTGCTTTTAACGGCGCTGTCCATGCTCTCGGCGGTCCTTTACAATATCTCCGCTACGCTGGTCGGTGGCATCGGCGTTACCCTCACCGACGACTGA
- a CDS encoding peptidylprolyl isomerase, which produces MTAIPTAKATISTNQGDIVVNLFGNHAPKTVKNFIGLATGEQTWTHPGTGKESNEPLYDGTIFHRIIKDFMIQGGDPLGQGTGGPGYQFDDEINPDLNFNEPYKLAMANAGLQGGRGTNGSQFFITSTPTTWLQGKHTVFGEVADEASREVADKLNSVATSRGDKPQEDVVINTITVEQL; this is translated from the coding sequence ATGACTGCCATACCAACAGCAAAAGCGACCATTTCCACGAACCAAGGCGATATTGTGGTCAACCTCTTTGGGAACCACGCGCCAAAAACGGTCAAGAACTTCATTGGCCTGGCAACAGGCGAGCAGACCTGGACCCATCCGGGTACGGGCAAGGAATCCAACGAGCCGCTATACGACGGAACGATCTTTCACCGCATTATCAAGGACTTTATGATCCAGGGCGGGGACCCACTCGGTCAGGGCACCGGCGGCCCGGGATACCAGTTCGATGATGAAATTAATCCGGATCTGAACTTCAACGAGCCGTACAAGTTGGCTATGGCCAACGCAGGCCTTCAGGGCGGACGCGGGACCAACGGGTCACAGTTCTTCATCACCAGCACGCCCACCACGTGGCTTCAGGGCAAGCACACCGTTTTCGGTGAGGTAGCGGATGAAGCCTCAAGGGAAGTGGCGGACAAGTTGAATTCCGTAGCTACTTCTCGCGGTGACAAACCACAGGAAGATGTTGTCATCAACACCATCACGGTGGAACAGCTCTAG
- the gyrA gene encoding DNA gyrase subunit A: MSDETPEDVTAADAPLVGDVLTDRIEPVDLQTEMQRSYLDYAMAVIVGRALPDVRDGLKPVHRRVLYAMFDGGYRPDRSFNKCARVVGEVMGNYHPHGDTAIYDALVRLIQDWTMRYPLALGQGNFGSPGNDGAAAPRYTETKMAQLAMEMVRDIDEETVDFQDNYDGKNQEPTILPARFPNLLVNGSSGIAVGMATNIPPHNLREVGEGVQWFLENPEATREELLEALMQRIKGPDFPTGAQILGRKGIEDAYRTGRGSITMRAVVSVEELQGRTCLVITELPYQANPDNLAIKIAELVKDGKVQGIADLRDETSGRTGQRLVVVLKRDAVAKVVLNNLYKHTQLQENFSANMLAIVDGVPRTLSLDAFIRHWVTHQMDVIIRRTRYRLRKAEEAAHILRGLLKAMDALDEVIALIRRSSTVDDARRGLMELLDIDEVQSQAILDMQLRRLAALERQKIQDQHAKLEQEIAEYNRILASDEVRRSIIRTELQEIVDKYGDDRRAEIMLGYGGDMSMEDLIPEEEMVVTITRGGYVKRTRSDNYRQQARGGKGIRGAQLRGDDVVEHFFVTTTHNWLLFFTNLGRVYRAKAYELVEAGRDAKGQHVANLMAFQPDEKIAQVLELKDYQQSPYLVLATKRGLMKKTRLEDYDTNRSAGVIAINLRDGDELVSAQLISETDDLMLVSRKGQSLRFTATDEALRPMGRATLGVTGMKFRQDDELLTADVVTEDSFVFIVTEGGYAKRSSVEQYRVQGRGGLGIKVAKLAEVRGDLVGAMVVQESDEVLVVMQGGKVVRSAVTGVPAKGRDTMGVIFAKPDKKDRIIAVTANSERGLAEIEDEDDTGDEVPLSPENVTEPESGAETDGGNE, translated from the coding sequence ATGAGTGATGAGACTCCCGAAGACGTTACGGCCGCTGACGCACCTCTGGTCGGGGATGTCCTCACGGATCGTATTGAGCCTGTCGATCTCCAGACGGAGATGCAGCGTTCGTACCTCGATTACGCGATGGCCGTCATTGTGGGTAGAGCCCTACCTGACGTCCGCGATGGTCTAAAGCCGGTACACCGCCGGGTTCTGTATGCCATGTTCGATGGCGGCTACCGCCCGGATCGGTCGTTCAACAAGTGTGCGCGCGTGGTCGGCGAAGTAATGGGTAATTATCACCCCCACGGTGACACCGCGATCTACGATGCACTGGTGCGCCTCATTCAGGACTGGACCATGCGGTATCCACTGGCCCTTGGTCAGGGAAACTTCGGGTCGCCAGGCAATGACGGCGCGGCCGCGCCTCGTTATACAGAAACGAAGATGGCTCAGCTTGCCATGGAAATGGTCCGGGATATCGACGAGGAAACCGTTGATTTCCAGGACAACTATGACGGCAAGAACCAGGAGCCGACGATCCTGCCGGCCCGGTTCCCGAACCTGTTGGTGAATGGTTCCTCGGGTATCGCCGTCGGAATGGCCACCAATATTCCGCCGCACAACCTGCGGGAAGTCGGCGAAGGCGTCCAGTGGTTCTTGGAAAATCCGGAAGCCACTCGCGAGGAACTGCTTGAAGCGCTCATGCAGCGCATCAAGGGACCGGATTTCCCCACCGGTGCACAGATCCTGGGCCGGAAGGGCATCGAGGATGCTTACCGTACCGGGCGCGGTTCCATCACCATGCGCGCTGTCGTGAGCGTCGAAGAGCTCCAGGGCCGTACTTGCCTGGTGATCACCGAACTGCCGTATCAGGCAAACCCGGACAATCTGGCTATCAAGATCGCCGAACTGGTCAAGGACGGCAAGGTTCAGGGTATTGCCGACCTCAGGGATGAGACGTCCGGTCGTACGGGCCAGCGCCTTGTCGTGGTCCTCAAGCGCGACGCCGTAGCGAAGGTTGTTTTGAACAACCTGTACAAGCACACGCAACTGCAGGAAAACTTCAGCGCGAACATGTTGGCCATCGTGGACGGTGTCCCGCGCACGCTCTCCCTCGATGCGTTTATCCGTCACTGGGTCACACACCAGATGGATGTCATCATCCGACGTACGCGTTACCGTCTGCGGAAGGCGGAGGAGGCGGCCCACATCCTGCGTGGGCTACTCAAGGCCATGGACGCTCTGGATGAGGTCATCGCCCTGATCCGCCGCAGCTCAACCGTGGATGACGCACGGCGTGGTCTGATGGAGTTGCTGGACATCGACGAAGTCCAGTCCCAGGCCATCCTTGACATGCAGCTCCGCCGTCTGGCCGCACTGGAGCGTCAGAAGATTCAGGATCAGCACGCAAAGCTGGAACAGGAAATCGCCGAGTACAACCGCATCCTTGCCTCTGATGAGGTCCGCCGCAGCATCATCAGAACAGAGCTTCAGGAAATCGTCGATAAGTATGGCGACGATCGACGCGCCGAAATCATGCTCGGCTACGGCGGCGACATGAGCATGGAAGACCTCATCCCAGAAGAGGAAATGGTTGTCACCATTACGCGCGGCGGTTACGTCAAACGGACCCGGAGCGATAATTACCGGCAGCAGGCGCGCGGTGGCAAGGGAATCCGTGGTGCACAGCTGCGCGGCGACGACGTCGTCGAGCACTTCTTTGTGACGACCACGCATAATTGGCTACTGTTCTTCACTAACCTGGGCCGAGTTTACCGGGCCAAGGCGTACGAGTTGGTCGAAGCCGGACGCGATGCCAAGGGCCAACATGTGGCGAATCTGATGGCGTTCCAGCCGGATGAGAAAATTGCCCAGGTGCTGGAACTCAAGGATTACCAGCAGTCACCTTATCTGGTGCTCGCAACCAAGCGCGGATTGATGAAAAAGACAAGGTTGGAAGATTACGACACCAACCGTTCCGCGGGCGTTATAGCGATTAACCTGCGCGATGGCGACGAACTGGTCTCTGCTCAGCTGATCTCGGAGACAGATGACCTCATGCTGGTCTCCCGCAAGGGGCAGTCGCTACGCTTCACGGCAACCGATGAGGCGCTGCGCCCCATGGGGCGGGCGACGTTGGGAGTTACGGGTATGAAGTTCCGACAGGACGATGAACTGCTGACGGCCGACGTCGTCACCGAGGATTCGTTTGTCTTTATTGTTACTGAAGGTGGGTACGCCAAACGCAGTTCCGTGGAACAATACCGGGTTCAGGGTAGGGGTGGTCTCGGGATCAAGGTGGCCAAACTTGCCGAAGTTCGCGGCGACCTCGTGGGCGCCATGGTGGTTCAGGAAAGCGATGAAGTCCTGGTGGTAATGCAGGGTGGCAAGGTGGTTCGGTCGGCTGTCACGGGAGTTCCTGCAAAGGGTAGAGACACCATGGGCGTGATCTTCGCGAAACCGGACAAGAAAGACCGAATCATCGCGGTGACCGCGAACAGTGAGCGAGGACTGGCTGAGATCGAAGATGAAGACGACACCGGTGATGAAGTACCGTTGTCCCCAGAGAATGTGACCGAGCCTGAATCCGGGGCCGAAACTGATGGAGGCAACGAGTGA